GAAATCCCTTTTTCGAGTTGAAATTCCGTAATTGCTTGTCGCTCCGGTTCCACAAGCAGCGGCTTCGCAAATTTTTCAACATTCTTTTCCACAGTATTTTTGTTCAACCAGGTTGTGTAAGGAGCAGGTGCATGTGCCACATAAACCCAGTATTCACCGGCAACCAGATTATGGACAGAGCAGGTTCCATCCTCTGCTGTTCTGCAAGCGGCGAGGGGCGCCCAACGCGAATTCTCTGAACGCAAAAAAGCAAGATCCGCTTTTGGGATTGCTTCTCCGTCCGGCCCGTAAACTTTTCCGATCCAACCGGGCGCCGGAGCTTTTCCAAAACGGATATCAACTATAGCGGTTTTCCCGACTTCCAACTCGACCGCTTCCATCTTTGCTTCATCCAGAGTTCCGGGGTAGTACCAGCGATCCCTCTCTATCTGTTTGCGCGAGGCGTCGTATTTTCGTGCGCTAATTTTGTAAAAGTCAGCAGGCACATCTGACAGATGGAAATAACCTGACTCATCGCTGAAACCACGGAAGGTTCGATTCTCCAGGGTGATGGATTCGAGCGAGAAATAAGCTTTGGCCAGCGCGTCCCCTTGGGCATCAAAGATGCGACCCGATACGGCTGCAGCCTCCGGAAGCTCAAAATGAACTTGCTGGTGTGAAGAAATGTTCGTGATCACTAACTCCTGTCCGATCGGATTCTCCCGCGTTTGCCCATACGTGGCTCTAACGTATCCATTCCTGGTAGCACTCACGCGATATCGACCCTGCGGCACACCGGAAAAATAGAATTCACCCATTTCATCCGTCAGCATTTCTCTCACCGGACACGTTTGATTTACAAGGAGAAGACGGACCGTCACCCCTGAGATTTCCTTGCCTGTATTGGCGTCACGCACCGTTCCGGAAAATGACTCCTGGTTGTTCGGTTGCAAAGAGGGTAAGAGCGTGGAAAAAAATAATTGCCAGGTACAAAATACGCATCCCGGAAATTTTACTCCAAATCCGTAAACCTTTGTGAAGAGTGAATCGTCAAAGGAAAGAGGTTGTTCAAAAATGTAGTGCGGACAGATGTGCGTCTTCGAGTCTAGCGTCCGCCCGCACCACATCTCGAAATGGAGGGTCCATGCATGCATAGAATTCTGATCATCTTTTTTTTGTGTGCCGTTCATTCATCTTCAAGTGCTTCAGAGCTGATCCGCTATTCTCAGGGCCCGGCTTCACTTCCGGAACGGATCCAATGGGCCTTTCGCTCCGCTTCGGGTGAAAAGCAGTACTGGATTGGATACAGCGTCACCCGGTTTATGTATCCGAACGAGATTTTCATGAGCGGTGTTTCAATCAATGGGGATTTTCGTCAATTGAAGAACAAGCCATCTCTTCAAGAGTGGATCAGTGGAGTGAAGATTGTACCGAAAAAGGATGTTCGGGAAATCGCGGAATCAGAACTCAGCAAACTGGAAAACTCGAAGCGTGCCAAAGTCTGGAAAGAAATAGGAATCTTTCACAGATATCAATCGGGTGCAAAATTTCCCGACAGAACTAAGGTCGTTAGTTTGACTGTCTGGACCTCTTTTGATGGACCATTAGTCTGGCTTGGGACTGCAACACATGAGGAAAGTTTTCTTCAGCTTTCAGGCATGTATCAGCAGACAAGAAGTGCAGAGGTGAAAGAAGACATGATGGCCGCCATTGGTGTGCATCCTCCGCCGATTGCATTTCCCTTTTTTAAGAAGGTATTGACTTCACAGGAACCGGAAGAAGCGCAGGAGGCAGCGGCTATTTTTGTAGGAGAGCTGGATACACCGGAAGCTCTTCAATTGTTGCAACAGGTTATCGAGACCAATCCATCGGAAGAGGTCCGAGAAAGTGCCGTAGTCGGTATTGCGGAGTTCCGGTCGGAAGAATCTCTCCAAATATTGTCCGATGTTGCACGCAACCATCGTGACAGCGAATTGAGAGAAACCGCGCTTGCCATGTTGGGCGACACAAAAAATGCCAAGGCTACAAAGATATTAGAAGAAATCGCCTGGTTTGACTCTGATTCGGAGATCCGGGAAACAGCCGTTGTGATGCTGGGAGAACGGGATGATGGCGTTCCAGCGCTGTTAAAGATTATGGAGGAGCATCCCTCCAAAGATACAAGGGAAATTGCCATACACATTCTTGCAGAAAGTGTCGCAGGACGAGATATTTTGAAAAAGAAAATTAAGGAGTAGCCTTTTTCAGTGCGATCACATCCTTCCCGGCAAGGTTGATCTTCAATACAGGCGTTCCTTCTACTTGATCGAAATGAATTGCGCGGTTATTGCTTTCCGAGAGAAATTCACTTCCTTTTCTATGCTCAAAATTCTTAGTATTCCCATCGGGCAAAGGCCTCAAATCATAGATGCGCTCTCCCTGCCAGATGATCAGTCTGTAGACGATCTTTTTGGCACAATCAAACTGAACAGGACTCAAATAGAAACTACGACCCCGGCGGCTCACACTGCCGACAACATGAAATGTCTGGCAATTGCCATTGTGCTGTTCAAGACGTGCGCGAAAATCCCCGAATCCTTCGGCCACTTCCTCTTGAGGGAGTCCGGATAAGGAGGCAACCTCACCGGTTTTTCCGTCTAAAATCGCCTGAATCAAGGTTCTTGTCTTTTGATCAAAATGTTCCGTTCGTGCTGGATCCTCTTTCTCGCTTCCACCAAACAAAAACCACGCCTCCCGGTGATTCAGTAAAAGGACCGCTTCATCATTTTCATTGAAAGTAACGGGTATCGCAGCTCCTGAAGACATGGTGTATGTGCCGGTAAAAGTTTTCAGGAAAGCGTCTTCGAGCTCTTCCAGATTCTCCAGCAGAATCCTCGCGATTCGCGTGGAAATAACATCCGTATTTTTTGCGGCATCGTTTGTTGAAACTATGATGTCAAAACGCTTTTCGGGAATCATGGCCATCGTGGCCATAAAATAACCGTTTCCGCCGTTGTGCGAAATCACTTT
Above is a genomic segment from bacterium containing:
- a CDS encoding carboxypeptidase-like regulatory domain-containing protein; translation: MNGTQKKDDQNSMHAWTLHFEMWCGRTLDSKTHICPHYIFEQPLSFDDSLFTKVYGFGVKFPGCVFCTWQLFFSTLLPSLQPNNQESFSGTVRDANTGKEISGVTVRLLLVNQTCPVREMLTDEMGEFYFSGVPQGRYRVSATRNGYVRATYGQTRENPIGQELVITNISSHQQVHFELPEAAAVSGRIFDAQGDALAKAYFSLESITLENRTFRGFSDESGYFHLSDVPADFYKISARKYDASRKQIERDRWYYPGTLDEAKMEAVELEVGKTAIVDIRFGKAPAPGWIGKVYGPDGEAIPKADLAFLRSENSRWAPLAACRTAEDGTCSVHNLVAGEYWVYVAHAPAPYTTWLNKNTVEKNVEKFAKPLLVEPERQAITEFQLEKGISLPAKIYAAGGAPAASETGIKPTLTHFWEISNFKLPVSAGMTHDSPEIVEFYVHPELLYRLEVSQQDARKEFSVTRIHWNREPLVNPIQIAGSNTGELEIWLDHGSSISGKAGSAKVVFAERVEKEPSQENFYPKTHFSAIVEQGDFLFQALPPGTYRIHQNNRNGPFVEVTVGAGETKTVSFE
- a CDS encoding HEAT repeat domain-containing protein, whose protein sequence is MHRILIIFFLCAVHSSSSASELIRYSQGPASLPERIQWAFRSASGEKQYWIGYSVTRFMYPNEIFMSGVSINGDFRQLKNKPSLQEWISGVKIVPKKDVREIAESELSKLENSKRAKVWKEIGIFHRYQSGAKFPDRTKVVSLTVWTSFDGPLVWLGTATHEESFLQLSGMYQQTRSAEVKEDMMAAIGVHPPPIAFPFFKKVLTSQEPEEAQEAAAIFVGELDTPEALQLLQQVIETNPSEEVRESAVVGIAEFRSEESLQILSDVARNHRDSELRETALAMLGDTKNAKATKILEEIAWFDSDSEIRETAVVMLGERDDGVPALLKIMEEHPSKDTREIAIHILAESVAGRDILKKKIKE